AGCCATGCCGGTTATCCCCTCGCCGAGCGGCGTCATACGGGAGGAGAGGTACTCCTCGGTCCAGCTCCACGCCTGCGCGCCTCGCAATTCGCCCAGCGTCCGCACCGACGCTGTGACCTCGGACTCCAGCTCGTCGGCCCCGAACCCCTGCATGCTGCACTCCGTGTGCATCTGGTCCTCCGTGGCCCGGCGCAGCGGCAACTCACGGCTGCGGACGTCCGTGTCCGAGAACAGCGCGTGCACGACATCGGGCGAGAGCGAACCCCAGCACACGTCCCGCGCCATGAAGGGCAGTTCATCGGAGCGCCACGCCATGACACCTGACGCCAGCAGCGCCCCGACGAGCGCGCCGATGACAGCGATGCCACTCCGGCTACGGGACAACCGGCGCATCCGGCCCGGGCTCTCCGGCGCGGAAGGCCGGGGGGCGGGGGCCTGCCGTAGGGGCCCATCCACCTCGGGGGTCTCCGGCACAGAGTTGACCATCTTGGAGCTCTCCGGTTCGTCCGCCATCTCGCCCGTCCTCTCGGGGGCTGTCCTGGCGATCCGCGCGGCCCGGCGGCCGGGCAACCGAGTCGCTGGGCAACAGTGGCGGACCGCCTCCCCGCTCGCCACCAACTGTCCGAGGAGGATATCTGTCGGGTACACGCGTTCGGGGAGCAGGGCAGCCTCGCGGAGATGGAGCGACGGTGATGCCTTCACGGGCCCGACACAGTTCGCACGGCCGACGTGGCGCGGACTTCGGACTGCTACGGGCCGAATCAAGGACCCCAAGCCGTTTGTCTGGACCAGACAGCCCAAGAGATCCTGGACTCCCTCGCCCGCTTCCGCCGACGAATCTCCGGCGAAGACACCGTCGAAGCCGAGTGCGGCCAAGCCCTTCCCGACGCTCGGGAAGGTAGTCCCGTTCGGGCCGCTGATCAGGGCGTCGATGGTGCGCGGGTCGGGGCCGGCAGGCCGTGGCGCCGCTGCCGGGGGCGTTGCGTTCACTGGTGCGGCCGGCCGGGGTCTTGGTCGGGCTGGTGTCGACCTGCGGCCGGTGAGGAGTTTCGCCCGGGTGGGCGGGGAGCTGGGCAAGGCGGCGAAGCCGCAAGCCGGAGTCCTCGGACCTGCACCGGCTACGAAGATCTGAACCCGGCATCCGCCCGGCGCAACTCCCCTGCCGCGAGGACCACATATGCGGCCCCGGCGAGGAGGAGGCCTGGGATCGCGAGCATGAACCGCTGATCGCTCTCGAGGACGGCCTCGTACTCGCTGTGCGAGACCTCGATCGTGCCGCGTGTGTCCGGAGTCATCTCGAAAACGTTGAAACTCCACTCCATGCCCGGATCCTGCCACTCGCGCCGCTCCAGCTCATTGCCGGGACGCGGCAGAGATGGCTGCTCCCCCGATGCCGGACCGGGTCCGGGCCGAAAGATGAACTGCCTTCGGACATGAGGTCCATGAGGTCCGACAGTGGCCCCCATCACCGGTCGCGGGAGGAGAGGACCAAGGTCGGAGACGGGGTGGTGTCACAGGCCGCCCCGCACCTGTCCTGGCCGGCTCGACGCGCCAGGAGTTCGAAGCGGCGGTACGGCCGACGCCGGGCACGGAGACCGCCGGGAGGGCGTTCCCGCAAGCGAAGGGGCCACCGGTTCAGCGCTGGTCCCCCGAGTTGTTCGCTGCCGGTTCCGTGGGCGGCGCGGACCCGACCTCTTCCTTGCCGGGTCCATTCGCCACCAGCTCCCAGAAGTGACCGAGTTGCTCCGCCATGTCTATCTCCGGGTTGTACATCCACTGCGCCTGCAACCCGTCCATCAGCGCGAACAGCATGACCGCCAGTCGCTCCGGGTCCAGCCCGGCCCGTAGCGAGCCGGCGGCCTGCTGTTCGCGGACGAAGGTGGCGACTTCGGAACGGGCCTGGTCGTAACGGTCACGGAAGAAGGCGTGGGCGGGATGATCCGGCTCCGCGGCCTCGGAGGAGAGACGCGAGTAGAGCTGGACGAGGCCGGGGACCTCGGTGTTGTGACGTACGAGCGCGGTGAAGGCGCGCGGCAGATCGGCCGGCTCGGTCCGCGCCCCGTCGCCGGAGACGCCGAAGACACGCTGGTCGACCTCGTCGCGGCGGCGCAGGATCTCGACGAAGAGCTGCTCCTTGGTGCCGAAGTAGTGCAGCAGACCGGTCTGACTCAGCCCGACGGCCTGGGCGAGCTCACGCACGGTGGTGCGGCTGTATCCGACGCGCGCCACGATGTCGAGAGCGGTGTCCAGGATCTCCTCGCGCTTGGCGATGCCCTTTGCGTACGAACCACGTCGTGCCATGAACACGACTCTACGACACCCGAAATCTCCTGGTGAGACCCTTGAAACCGAAAACCGAATGCCATACCGTTTTCGTTGTCGACGAGGTGAACCGAACGCAACAGCGGACCCTTTCGCCGCCCCGACCTGACCGGGGGTCGTCGGCGCCGAAGGCGACGGTGGGCCGCGCACGGCAGGGCGGCCCACGCTCCGACCCGGGCATCTCCGGCCCACGTGCGCGTCCTTTCACGCCGCGAACCGCTCCGGGTCCGCCGCTACCGACGCCGCCCTCACCGGCAGAGCACCGCTACACCCGAGGAGACCTCCGTGACCACGCATGACACCGCTTCCTTGTCGACGCGACAGCAGGCTGCCCTGGGCAGCGGCGCCGACTTCTGGAGCACCAAGAAGGTCGGTGACATCCCGTCGCTGGTACTCACCGACGGTCCGCACGGCGTGCGCCGCCAGGTCGGTGCTTCCGACCACCTCGGGATCGCCGCGAGCGAGCCGGCCACGTGCTTCCCGCCCGCCGTCGGCCTGGGGCAGAGCTGGGACGCGGAGCTGACCGGCGAGGTCGGCGCCGCGCTCGGCGTGGAGAGCCGCGCCCTGGGCGTCGACGTGCTGCTCGGCCCGGGCGTCAACATCAAACGGGACCCGCGATGCGGCCGGAACTTCGAGTACTACTCCGAGGACCCGTACCTCTCCGGCCGTCTCGCCGCTTCCTGGGTGCGGGGTCTGCAGGGCACGGGCGTGGGTGCCTCTCTCAAGCACTTCGCCGCGAACAACACCGAGCACGACCGGATGCGCTCAAGCTCCGACATCGCTCCGCGCCCGCTGCGCGAGATCTACCTGCGGGCCTTTCAGCACGTGGTGCAGCAGGCGCAGCCGTGGACGGTGATGTGCTCCTACAACCGCGTCAACGGCACCTACGCCTCGGAGAACCGCTGGCTGCTCACCGGGGTGCTGCGCGACGAGTGGGGCTTCGACGGCGTTGTCGTCAGCGACTGGGGAGCGGTCCAGGACCGCGTCAAGGCGGTGGCGGCGGGTCTCGATCTCGAGATGCCGGGCAGCGGAGGCGCCACCGACCAGCAGATCGTCGACTCGGTCGAGGCGGGGGAACTGGACGCGTCGGTGGCCGCCCGGGCGGCCGGGCGCATGATCACGCTCGCGGCGAGGGCGGAAGCGGGCAGGGCCGTGCAGGTCCCCGCGTTCGACGCCGGGACCCACCACGCGCTGGCCCGCCAGGTCGCCGCACGCTGTGTCGTGCTGTTGAAGAACGATCCGGTCGCGGAGCAGACGCTGCTCCCGCTGGACGCCGGCCGTTCCCTCGCCGTCGTCGGTGAGTTCGCGCGGAATCCGCGCTACCAGGGTGGCGGCAGCTCGCACGTGAACCCGACCCGCGTCGACATCCCCCTCGACGAGATCCGCGCGCTTGCGGGTGACGGCACCGACATCACCTACGCCGCCGGCTTCACCACCGACGGCGGTGGCGACGCCGCAGCCCTGTGCCACGAGGCCGCCCAGGCTGCCGCCGCAGCCGACACCGCCGTGGTCTTCCTCGGCCTTGCCGCCCACCAGGAATCCGAAGGTTTCGACCGCGAGCACATCGAACTCCCCGCAGAACAGCTGGACGTCCTGGCCGCAGTCGTCGGCGCCCAGCCGCGCACCGTCGTCGTCCTGTCCCACGGTGGCGTGCTCCGTCTGTCCACGGTCGCAGACCTCGCACCGGCCGTAATGGACGGCGCACTGCTCGGCCAGGCCGGAGGCGGTGCGCTCGCCGACGTGCTGTTCGGTCGGGTCAACCCGTCCGCACGCCTGACGGAGACCGTCCCGGCCCGTATCCAGGACACCCCCGCCTACCTGAACTTCCCCGGCGAGCACAGCCATGTCACCTACGGTGAGGGCCTGTTCGTGGGATACCGCTGGTACGAGGCGCGTGACCTCGACGTCACCTTCCCCTTCGGGCACGGACTCTCCTACACCTCCTTCTCCTACACGGACCTGGATCTGACGGAGAACGACCAGGGCATCAGCGCAAGCGTGACCATCACCAACACAGGCGAGCGGACCGGCCGTGAAGTCGTCCAGTTCTACGTCGCCAAGCCGGACTCGTCCGTCGCCCGCCCGCCGCAGGAACTCAAGGCACACGCCGTTGTCCGCCTCGCCCCGGCCGAGAGCGGGCGTGTGACCGTACAACTGCACCGCGCGGATCTGGCGTACTGGGACATCCGAGGCGAGCGCTGGCTCGTCGAGGGCGGCGACTACGAGGTACGCGCCGCCGCCTCCAGCCGCGACGTCCGCGTGACGTCCGTGGTCGATGTGACCGGAGACGCGTTCGTCCTGCCGCTCACCCTCGACTCGACGCTGGGTGAGGTCATGGCCACGCCCGGCGCCGCCGAGGCACTGGGCGCGCTGATGCCGATTCCGGCGGCTGACGCCGGCAATGACACCCTCGGCGTCGACATGGCCAGGATGATGGCCTCCCTCCCCGTCGGCCGCCTCCTCAGTTTCGCCGGCGGCGCGGTGACGACCGACGACCTGGACAAGCTCCTCACGCGGATCAACACGGGCCAGGCCTGACCCACCCCTGTGTGGGGCGATCAGGATCGCGCCCCACACAGAGCCCGGGCCGTCAACACGTCAGACCAGTCGCCTTATCTCGCCTCGCACCCGGTAGAACCCCGCCTGTGCGGGATGCAGGGCGTCGACCACGTAACGGGCACCCGGCTGGCGCATCGCCCGAGGGAACTGCACGTTCCACGACGGCTCGAAGCCGTCGGAGACGACGTGGACCCGCAGCCTGCCCGCGTCCTGGACACACTCCACGACCACCGCGCCGGGAGGCGGCAGGGTGACGGTCGTGACCGTGGTCGCCGGAGTGTAGGTGGGCAGCGCCGCCGCGGACTTGATGTCCGCCGCGACCGGGACCGTGCCCTGCTGGGCCGCAGCGACAGCCGCGGGGCTAGCGTCGAGGCACACCAGTGACCCGTCCGTGGTGACCATGTACAGCTTGTCGTCGAAGAACTGCATGGACAGCGCCGAACCGCCGCCCGTACCGAGCTTCCACAGGCGTGTGCCGTCCGCGTCGAAGCAGTACACCGACGAGGAGCTGTCGCCCGCGAAGACGAAGCGGCCACCGGGCGCGGTCGCGCACGCGTACACGGCGGTGTCGCACCGGAAGGTCGCCTCCACCACGCCCGTCGCCTTGGACAGGCGTTGTACGACGTTGCGTGCGGTGCCCGCGTACACCGACTCCTCCTCCTGCCAGCCGAACAGCACCTGCCCCGAAGTCGGGGTGTGCCACATCTCCCCCGAGCCGTCCGGCGCGTAGGCCGTGACCCCCTGGTGGTGTCCGTGGTAGACGGCCCGTTCGTCGGCGCGCACCATCCAGCCGTGCTCCCCGGTGGACTTGCGCGCCCACTGGTACTCGTCCTCGTGGTCGATGACCGTCAGGCCCCCGGCGCGGTCGGAGACGTTCAGCACACCTTCGCGGATGTCCAGCCAGAAGATGTCCACGTCCGCCGCGATGTCGTACGCCGCGAACGGAAGCTTCGAGGAGAGGTCGTACACCTTGCCGTCGTCGCACCCGGCGTAGATCCAGAAGTCGTCGGCCACCAGGCACTTGACGCCGTCGGGCAGCTTGTAGCGTGCCAGGACCTCACCGCCGTGGCTGACGGTGTAGACGTCACCCGCCTGGTTTCCCACCCAGCAGCGGTCCTCGCCGACATGGATGCCGAAGGCCGCCGCGCCGGTCCTGAAGCGCCACAGCACGGGCGCCACGGCGCGGGCGGTGGAGGGTGCGGACGTGACCTGGCGGCGCGTCACCGCCCTTGCCGCGCGCTGCCCTCGGACCGCGGGCGCGTAGCCCTTGCGGACCTTCTCGCCGATCTTCCTGGCTGCCGCGGCCTGCGCCTTCGCCTCCGAGGGGAAGGAGGAGGTCTGCGACTGGCCGTCCGCGCCGATGCGTCCGTAGCGCACCGAGACCACTGCCCCTTCCACGGTCACCTCGTAGAACTTGTGCGCCCCTGCGCCGTCCTGCGACAGCTCCAGATACGTGGTGGTACGCGGCATGACAGTCCCCTCGACGAGATGAACCGGCACTCCGTTCGCACCGTGTTCGACAGAGAGAACGCTACGAGAGACCACTGACATCGATGCGGGCGGACTTTGCGGTAGAGCGCCCTGCACCGGTCGTCGCCCGTGGCAGCCCGTACGCGCCCCTCACCCGCGGCCCCGGGCTCGGCCGACGAATCCGTGCGGCAGAGCTGTCGACGCGTCGCCGCAGGTGAGGAGGAGCTGTCGCGTGCCACCCGCCGCCGGCCGCTCCCGGGGCCCCGGCCCGACTAGCTACGAGCGGCGGTCCTGGCCCGGAGGATCTCGGTCATGGACTCTGCGCGCCAGTCCGCCAGGAGTTCATGGAAGGCGAACGCACCGTGGGGGTAGGCGATCGGGCCGTTCGGCCGGCCGCGCCCTTCACGGTTGTAGTAGCCGGGGGTGCAGTCGGCGTGGAACCACTCGTGGTCGGGAGCACCCTCGGCCAGGACGGCGATCCAGGCGTCCTCGGCCTCGCGGGAGGGTTCGATCAGGGCCTCCCCGGCTTCGGCTGCCGTGACGAGGGCAGCGGCGTGGACGGCCTGCTCGTCGAGGATGTGCGTGAAGTTGACGCTGCTGGCGTTCTGGAGGGACCCCATCTGGATCAGGTTCGGGAAGCCGTTGCTGGTGAAGCCGTGCAGGGTGCGGGGCCCCTCCTTCGCCCACCCGTGCAGCATCTGGACGGCTCCTCGGCCGTGCACGGGGAGCTTGCCGGAGCTGATGCCGGAGGCCCCGACGGAGAAGCCCGTGGCGAAGATCAGGCAGTCGAGTTCGTAGGTGGTGTCGCCGACGACGACGCCGTTCTCGGTGATGCGCTCGATGCCGTGCGTTTCCGCGGTGTCGACCAGGGTGACGTTGCCCCGGTTGAACGCCGGGTAGTACTTGTCGGAGAAGGTGGGGCGCTTGCAGGCGTACCGGTACCAGGGCTTGAGGGCTTCCGCGGTGTCCGGGTCGGCGACGGTCTCCTCGACCCGGGCTCGCAGTTCGTTCATCTTGGCCGCGTCGGCGACCTCGTAGGCGGCCTCGAAGGCCTCGCGGTCGCCCTGCCGGCGGAAGCTGGGAAGGAGCTTCTCCAGGAGGCCTGCCGACGCGGTCCAGCGGTCAGCCACCAGATCCCGCTCGGCCGTCTCACCGGAGACGATACGGAGGTAGTTCTCGCGGCGCTCGTGTGCCCAGCCTTCGCGGTCGGCGCCGACATCGGCAGCGCTGGTGCGGCGGTTGGCGCGCACGTCGACGGTCGAGGGGGTGCGCTGGAAGACGTAGACGTGTCCGGCGTCCTCGGCCAGCATGGGAACGACCTGGATGCCGGTGGCCCCGGTACCCACGATTCCCACCCTCTTCTGCGAGAGTCCGGTCATGCCACCGTCAGGGGTACCTCCGGTGTAGGCGTAGTCCCACCTCGACGTGTGGAAGGTGTGGCCCTTGAAGTCCTCGATGCCGGGGATGCCGGGGAGCTTCGGCTCGGAGAGCGTGCCGGTGGCGGTGACGACGTAGGTGGCGCGGAACGCGTCGCCGCGGTCGGTGGCCACGATCCACGTCTCCGAAGCCTCGTCCCAGGTCAGGGAGGTGACAGCGGTGGAGAACAGGGCGTCCGGATAGAGGTCGAACTTCCGGGCGATCCGCACGGCGTGGCGGCGGATCTCGTCACCGGGGGCGTACTTCCACTCCGGTACGTATCCGGTCTCGTCGAGCATCGGCAGGTACACGTGCGACTCGATGTCGCAGTGGATGCCCGGGTACCGGTTCCAGTACCAGGTGCCCCCGAAGTCGCCGCCCTTCTCGACGATCCGCACACGCTGCGCGCCTTGCTGCCGTATGCGCGCCCCGGCGAGGATGCCCCCGAATCCACCACCGACCACGGCGACGTCGACGGTGTCGTGAAGGGGCTCGCGCTCGGCAGGCTCCCCGGTGTACGGGTCGGCGGCGTAATAGCCGAACTCTGCGTCGGTGTCGAGGTATTGGCCGGCACCGTCGGGCCGTACACGCCGCTCACGCTCAAGGTGATAGCGCTGCCTCAGCTCGGCGATCTCCTCGGGAACGGACGCTTGAGGGGTCGTCATGTGGGGGACCTCAATCCTGCCTGTCGGGCCGCCCGGAGTGAACGGCCATCCGCTACGGTAACAACAACCGGACAACGATGTCCGGTTGCGTTGCGGGAGGTCCGTCGACTTTCGGCCAGAGCCACCCTCGCACCCGGGCGGACGCGGTCTTCCGAGCGACCACTCCCGCAGACGTGACGCACCCGACCGAACAGGAAGAGTGATTCCCCCCATGCAACGACGACACCTGGTCCGGCCCGTTGCCGTGCTCGCCGCGATCTGCGCACTGACGCTTACGGGATGTGGCACGGAGACACGCGAACCCGGTACCGGGACCGGCTCGGCCGGCACGGACAGGACCATCCGCGCGCACAAGGTGATGCAGCTGACGCAGGTGCACGAGGAAACCGGGATGACCCTGCTGGAGGGCCCGACCTTCGACAGCAGCGGCAAGCTGATCGTCGTCGACGTCACCGCCCCGGCCGGCAAGCCGAAGGTGATGCGCGTCAACGTCGAAAAGAAGACAGCCGACGGCCTCCACACCGACAGCCGTGGCGCTTACACATCAGCGCAGTTCAGCCCCTACGACGGCCGCCTCTACCTGTCCGACTACGCCCACGGCGAGGTCGTGAGCCTGGCCCCGGACGGCAGCGATCCTCGGACCTTCTTCACCGGCAAGGTCGACGGCGCGCAGATGAACCCCGACGACATCGCCTTCGACGAGGCCGGCAACCTGTACGTCTCCGACTCGCGCGGCTTGTCCGAGGGCAAGGCGCACGGGCGTGTTGTGCGGATCGGCCGTGAAGGCGAGAAGGCCACCGTCCTGGCCGACGGTCTGGCCGCGACGAACGGAATCTCGTTCGACGCGGACTATCGCGGACTGTGGATCAGCGAGCTCACCCAGAACCGGATCTCCTACCTCCATCTCGACGGCGAGGGAGGAGTGACGTCCAAGCACACAGCCATCCGCGTCGACGGGGGGATCGCCCAGACCGACTCGATCGCCGTGGACGCGGACGGCAATCTCTACCAGGGGCTGCACGGCCGAGCCGCGATGGCCGTGTACGACAGGAACGGGAAGCGCCTGGCGACGGTCGAGGTTCCCGCCCACGCGGCAGGGCTCGAATCGGCGACGAACGTGGCGATCACGCCCGGCGGGACCAAGGCGTACATGACTGTCAGCGGACCCGCCGGCGGATACCTCTACACCTTCGACGCACTGGCGAAGGGCACCCGGCAGTCCAACGGAGGCTGACGCCGCTCCCCGGGCTCACCCGTCGTAGGGCTGGACCGGTCCCACCTCGACGCCGAGCAGCCGCCAGGCAGCCAGCGCCCGGCGTTCCCGCTCCTCGCGGGTGGGGCCGGTGACGGCGCCCGTGACCATGGCGACCGCCAGCATGAGGTCGTCCGCCGCACCCAGGCGATGGCCCTCGGGCAGCCGCCCCCGAAGGCTGCGCTCGACCCGCTCGGACAGCATCGAGGCGTGCGCTCGGACACCGGATCGGCCGCCTGCCTCGTCGGCGTGCATCAGGCCGATGAACGCGGCCGATTCGACGGCGTGCCACGTCATCACACCGAGCACCTCGGCCAGGGTCGCACCCTCGACCGCGGTTGCCTGTTCGATCTGCCTCACGTTCTCCTCCAGGACCGCGGTCGCCAGGGCGCCACGGTCGGGGAAATGCCGGTACAGAACGCCCTGGCCGACCCCGGCCCGACGCGCGATCGCGGAGAGCGGAGCATCCAGGCCGCCCGCCGAGAAGACTTCCCGGGCGGCGACGACCAGAGCGGCTCGATTGCGCGCGGCTGCCTTCGGCCCGTCGTTCGCGGGCCGCCGCTCGTCCGGCGAAGGATGCTGTATCACCCCGGAAGAGTACCGGCCGGGCGGAATCGGACCCCACCGCGATCTCGGTGGCCCGCCACCCTCCCGCCCTCCTCACGGAGAAGCGGGGCGCGCTCCCCCACATCACATCGTCCGCTCCACGCGCCCTGCCGCACCGGCGGAGGAGCAGAATCCCACCCGGCGCCGCGGCCTCGGGGCGGAGTCCGCGGCACCGTGAGGGAGCGCGGTTACTCGGCCGTGGTGTCCAGCGCCGCCAATGCCTGGGCCCAGCGTACGTACTTGAGGTCGGCGAGGTCCGCGACGGTCTTCACGCCGAACGCCTCGTCGAGCAGCTCACCGTCCCGGTCCGAGACGCCCTTGAGCGCCGCGACCGGGGCAGCCAGGATCTCGGGCAGACTCTTGTCCGTCCACGCCTTGTCCAGCACCTTGTCGAGATCGATCGTCGTCATGCATACCTCCTGAAGTGAACACGCACAGCCGGCCGCCGCCTCCCGCCGACGGCGTGGGAGGCGAGCGACGGACAAGGGAACTTCTACAAACATGTAGAAGATTAGGACGCCCATCGACCCGTGCGGGTCACGTCGGCCCGGCGTACGACAGAACGGCCAGAAGCCGCCCCTGAGACGTCGAGAACTCGCTCCTGCGGTGGAACACCCTGACGCTCCTTCGGCCCTGTGGTCTGCTGCCCGCTCCGCACGGTTCGCAGCGTCCCGGCCGCATCCTGACGCAGGACGACGAGGGCCGGGGCACCCGCAGGTGCCCCGGCCCGGCCGTGAGGTTCAGCAGGAGTGCAGCGGCAGCCGCCCGATGGCTACACGCCCGCCACGGGACTCCGGTCGGCTGCTCGGATCAGGTGCTCCGGCCCCGCTCCCGGGTCAGTTGCTTCAGCTCGACGATGGTCGCCACGGCGCGCAGCCAGGTCGCAGCGGTGTCGTCGGCGGGGATCCCACCAGCGAGCTCGGCGCCGGCCAGCAGCCACTCCCGTACGAGGACGGCCGCGTCCCGGCCGGGCAGGGGCTCGGGCAGCTCCGCGGCGCGGGCAAGTCCGCCGGCGCGCACGGTGTCGGCGAGGAAGGCGACCGAGCGCGGCTCGGTCCCCAGGCGGTCGAGGACGACGGCCGCGGCTGCGGCACCGTCGCCGAACAGGGCGGTGCGCCGGCTGCCGGGCTCGGCGGTGAGGCCGTAACGCAGCAGGACGGTGATGTCGAGCCGGGCCAGCTCCTCGTCCGTGCGGTCCGGCAGGTGCGTGGCGTCGTTCATGGCGGCCTCGGGTGTCTCGTCTCGGCTGACTGGTCCGCCGCGGTTCAGTCGACCGTGACGGTGTAGGTGATGCGCTCGGGAGCCGGGGAGGGGGAGGCCGTCCCCGCGCTCGGGGTGGCGGAGGGTCCGGTCGTCCCGGGGGGCTGCGTCGCGGTGTTGCCCTGACAGGTGGTGAAGGTGCAGTGCAGCAGCGTGAACTGCGTGGTGCCCTTGCCCTTGGCCTCGAAGGTGAAGGTGAGTCTGCCGCCGGCACCGGCCATCGGCTCGTCGCCGGAGTCGGAGGCGTAGTCCCGGCCGCGACTGACGAGCACCGAGCTGTCGGGGCCGGGGTCGACCAGGTACCAGAACTCGCGGGTGGAGACGTTCTGGCCGACGGTGAGCGTGAAACGCTCGCCCTGCCCGGCACTGATGGTGGTGTCCTTCACCGGGCGGCTCGTGGTGCCCGCGGAGCCGCCGGACGGGTCCTCGGTGCCCGAGCCGCAGCCCGTGGCGAGAGCGAGGAGCGCGGCCGCCGCGATCGCGGCACCGCCCCTGCTACCGCGGAAGATAGACGCTGTACGCATTGGGGAGATCACTCTTGGAAGCCTTGCCCATGTGGCCGTTGATGAAGTCGTCCTCGCTGACCCAGGTGGTCGAGCCCCAGGGGTTGTACACCTGAAGCATGTCACCCTCCTGGGCGATGATGGTCATCGCGTGGGCGCCGTCCTTGCCCGACACGTCGACCGGCACCGGATGCCCCTGCGCCACCGACCTCTCGACTTCGGTGAGGACCGCCCTGCGGTCGGCGGCACTGTCCAGGTCCTGGCGCTGGTAGTCGCTTCCGGTGGCGCTGCCGACGGTGGTGTCGTTGATCCGTTCCTGCCCTTCGGGCCCCATGCCACCCCAGTTCTCACCGCCGTCACCTTCGGTGTGCAGCCGGTGCTGTTCGGCCACCAGGCGCTGCCTGAAGGCGTCAGGGTCGTCCTCCTGCCCGTCGGGACCGCCGGTGAGGTCGAGCGCGTACAAAGGGTCGACCATGGCGCGGGAGGTGACGGTGGACGAAGCCACGCAGGTGCCCTCGGAGCCGTCACCGCCCTGGATCCACCGCTGGCCGTCGAACGTCGCGTAGTCCGTGTTGTTGTTCGAGCCGTTCGCCGCCAGGCCCTCGTCGTCCATGCTGTCCGTGGCGGTGACCACCGGGGTGAGGTGGCGGCGCATCCAGTCGGGGTCCTTGCCGTGGATCTTGTCCTGGAACGTGCCGATCTCGGCGACGCTGTGGCCCGCGGCCAGGGCCTTCATCAGGTAGGCCCGCTCCTGCGGAGTGTCCGACCTCGCCAGCATCCGCTCCATGGCCATCTCGTCGTCGAGGCTCAGCAGGTCCATACGCGTCGACGCGCGCTCCAGTTCGCCGACCTTGAGGATCTCGTTCAGCTCCGTGTCGGCGCCCGCGACGCCGGTGTCGGCGAGCATGAGCTTGTCCACGGAGGTGAGTTCGCTGGTCTGCATCTTCCCGGCCCGTGCCTCGGCGGCCCATTTGTTCAGGTCCCGGGCGGCGACGCGGGTGGCCTCCTGCGCCTCGGAGACGGCGTCGTGCATGAGGTCGACCGCGTAGGAGCCGAAGTGGGCGGCGTTCTTGCGGTCCCACTCCTCCTCGTCGTTCTCGTGCAGGTCGTCGAAGAACCCGTCCTTGCCGCCGAGAGCCCTCTTCTGCTCCAGCAGCTGTCCGCGGCCCTGCTCGTCCTTGCGCTGCGCGGCACCGATCGCGTCGGCCAGCGTCAGCAGCACCGTCGCGCAGCCGTTGAACGCCTCGGTCATCTGGGT
The DNA window shown above is from Streptomyces sp. Alt3 and carries:
- a CDS encoding WGR domain-containing protein, with the protein product MPRTTTYLELSQDGAGAHKFYEVTVEGAVVSVRYGRIGADGQSQTSSFPSEAKAQAAAARKIGEKVRKGYAPAVRGQRAARAVTRRQVTSAPSTARAVAPVLWRFRTGAAAFGIHVGEDRCWVGNQAGDVYTVSHGGEVLARYKLPDGVKCLVADDFWIYAGCDDGKVYDLSSKLPFAAYDIAADVDIFWLDIREGVLNVSDRAGGLTVIDHEDEYQWARKSTGEHGWMVRADERAVYHGHHQGVTAYAPDGSGEMWHTPTSGQVLFGWQEEESVYAGTARNVVQRLSKATGVVEATFRCDTAVYACATAPGGRFVFAGDSSSSVYCFDADGTRLWKLGTGGGSALSMQFFDDKLYMVTTDGSLVCLDASPAAVAAAQQGTVPVAADIKSAAALPTYTPATTVTTVTLPPPGAVVVECVQDAGRLRVHVVSDGFEPSWNVQFPRAMRQPGARYVVDALHPAQAGFYRVRGEIRRLV
- a CDS encoding TetR/AcrR family transcriptional regulator gives rise to the protein MARRGSYAKGIAKREEILDTALDIVARVGYSRTTVRELAQAVGLSQTGLLHYFGTKEQLFVEILRRRDEVDQRVFGVSGDGARTEPADLPRAFTALVRHNTEVPGLVQLYSRLSSEAAEPDHPAHAFFRDRYDQARSEVATFVREQQAAGSLRAGLDPERLAVMLFALMDGLQAQWMYNPEIDMAEQLGHFWELVANGPGKEEVGSAPPTEPAANNSGDQR
- a CDS encoding flavin-containing monooxygenase translates to MTTPQASVPEEIAELRQRYHLERERRVRPDGAGQYLDTDAEFGYYAADPYTGEPAEREPLHDTVDVAVVGGGFGGILAGARIRQQGAQRVRIVEKGGDFGGTWYWNRYPGIHCDIESHVYLPMLDETGYVPEWKYAPGDEIRRHAVRIARKFDLYPDALFSTAVTSLTWDEASETWIVATDRGDAFRATYVVTATGTLSEPKLPGIPGIEDFKGHTFHTSRWDYAYTGGTPDGGMTGLSQKRVGIVGTGATGIQVVPMLAEDAGHVYVFQRTPSTVDVRANRRTSAADVGADREGWAHERRENYLRIVSGETAERDLVADRWTASAGLLEKLLPSFRRQGDREAFEAAYEVADAAKMNELRARVEETVADPDTAEALKPWYRYACKRPTFSDKYYPAFNRGNVTLVDTAETHGIERITENGVVVGDTTYELDCLIFATGFSVGASGISSGKLPVHGRGAVQMLHGWAKEGPRTLHGFTSNGFPNLIQMGSLQNASSVNFTHILDEQAVHAAALVTAAEAGEALIEPSREAEDAWIAVLAEGAPDHEWFHADCTPGYYNREGRGRPNGPIAYPHGAFAFHELLADWRAESMTEILRARTAARS
- a CDS encoding SMP-30/gluconolactonase/LRE family protein, which codes for MQRRHLVRPVAVLAAICALTLTGCGTETREPGTGTGSAGTDRTIRAHKVMQLTQVHEETGMTLLEGPTFDSSGKLIVVDVTAPAGKPKVMRVNVEKKTADGLHTDSRGAYTSAQFSPYDGRLYLSDYAHGEVVSLAPDGSDPRTFFTGKVDGAQMNPDDIAFDEAGNLYVSDSRGLSEGKAHGRVVRIGREGEKATVLADGLAATNGISFDADYRGLWISELTQNRISYLHLDGEGGVTSKHTAIRVDGGIAQTDSIAVDADGNLYQGLHGRAAMAVYDRNGKRLATVEVPAHAAGLESATNVAITPGGTKAYMTVSGPAGGYLYTFDALAKGTRQSNGG
- a CDS encoding glycoside hydrolase family 3 C-terminal domain-containing protein; this translates as MTTHDTASLSTRQQAALGSGADFWSTKKVGDIPSLVLTDGPHGVRRQVGASDHLGIAASEPATCFPPAVGLGQSWDAELTGEVGAALGVESRALGVDVLLGPGVNIKRDPRCGRNFEYYSEDPYLSGRLAASWVRGLQGTGVGASLKHFAANNTEHDRMRSSSDIAPRPLREIYLRAFQHVVQQAQPWTVMCSYNRVNGTYASENRWLLTGVLRDEWGFDGVVVSDWGAVQDRVKAVAAGLDLEMPGSGGATDQQIVDSVEAGELDASVAARAAGRMITLAARAEAGRAVQVPAFDAGTHHALARQVAARCVVLLKNDPVAEQTLLPLDAGRSLAVVGEFARNPRYQGGGSSHVNPTRVDIPLDEIRALAGDGTDITYAAGFTTDGGGDAAALCHEAAQAAAAADTAVVFLGLAAHQESEGFDREHIELPAEQLDVLAAVVGAQPRTVVVLSHGGVLRLSTVADLAPAVMDGALLGQAGGGALADVLFGRVNPSARLTETVPARIQDTPAYLNFPGEHSHVTYGEGLFVGYRWYEARDLDVTFPFGHGLSYTSFSYTDLDLTENDQGISASVTITNTGERTGREVVQFYVAKPDSSVARPPQELKAHAVVRLAPAESGRVTVQLHRADLAYWDIRGERWLVEGGDYEVRAAASSRDVRVTSVVDVTGDAFVLPLTLDSTLGEVMATPGAAEALGALMPIPAADAGNDTLGVDMARMMASLPVGRLLSFAGGAVTTDDLDKLLTRINTGQA